TTTTTGTCATCACGACTAAAGGTCGGCGTTTTGCCGGGGTTGAATGCGCTTTCGCGGAAGGACATTTTTTCTGCGGCGGCAGCTAAAAAAATGTCTGTTTCCTGCTTCCTCCGCGTTGTTTACATTACAGGTAACAGCCGTTCCTCTTGCAAGGATTGCAGGGATGTAGCGAAAATAGCGGAGTGGACGGATTCTTGCTGGAGAAGCGCCACCGGTCGCCTTTGTTCTCGGATTTCTACCGCCAAGTGGCGGAGTTATGGAATCCGTGGGGTCCCCGTAAAGTAATCGGTATAAGCTGCGAAGGTTATCGTCACTTTACGGGGCTGAGGAGCGATCGGAAGCAAGATCCGAGACACGCAGCGGCTGATTTTCGCTTATCAGGAACGGCCGGCAAAAAGGAGGAATGATCGATGAAGCGACCGAAAAGACGAACGGGCGGCATCGCCCTGTTAACGCTCGGACTTGCGCTCGCGGCCGGCTGCTCTACGGCCGGAACCGGCACCGGGGTCAAAACGGGGCAAAACGGGACGTCAGCGGACGAAAAAAAGCCGCTGCGCATTCAAATGTTCGCCGGCTTGTACAATGACGTGCCCGACATGAATAACGCCTACTGGGCGGAGTGGCAGAAGCGGACGAACAGCAGGCTGGAGATCGAATGGGTGCCCGCCGGCGACCTGAACACGAAGCTCGACCTGGTGCTCGCCTCCGGCGATTTGCCTGAGGTGCTGGCCGTCCCGGATTTTAAACGCCCGACGCTGATCAGCGCGATCAAAAACGGGGCGTTTTGGGATTTGACGCCGTTTCTCGGCGATTTCAGCCAATATCCGAACCTGAAAAACAACACGGTAAAAGACGCGTTCAAGTACCGGACCGTCGGCGGCAAAATATATTCGCTGCCCGGTTCGCGCTCGCGGATCGATATCGGCATCAAGATTCGCAAGGATTGGCTCGACAAGTTGAACATTCCGGTCCCGACGACGCTTGATGAATATGAAGCCGCCTTGAAGAAAATAGTGGAAGGCGACCCGGACGGCAACGGCAAAAAGGACACGTTGGGCTTAATTGGAAACGGCGTCATCGTAAACGACGGAGACGCGGCGTTCGCGGCCGCTTTCGGGTCGCTGGAGCCGACGTACAACGCGGAGGGAGGCCTCATTTACACGAACCTGACCCCGCAGTACACCGAGACGGTTGCCTGGTTCCGCAAACTATACGAGCAGGGACTGCTCGCCAAGGAGTTCGCGGTCATGAAAAGAACGCAGGCCGAGGAGCTGTACAAAACCGGCCGCGCCGCATCTTATGCCCGCAGCATATGGTGGGACAAGGAATGGGAGAACGAGATCGAAAAGGCGGGACAGAAGGACCCGAAAATCGTCAACCTTACGTTGAAAGGGCCGAAAGGATACGCGATTGACCTGGCGATCGGTGGCGGAGGCGGGTTCCTCATCTCGAAAAAAGTGCCGGAGGCGAAAGTGAAGCAGCTGCTCGATTATTTCGAGCTGACCGCGTCGCGGGAA
The window above is part of the Paenibacillus hamazuiensis genome. Proteins encoded here:
- a CDS encoding extracellular solute-binding protein, which produces MKRPKRRTGGIALLTLGLALAAGCSTAGTGTGVKTGQNGTSADEKKPLRIQMFAGLYNDVPDMNNAYWAEWQKRTNSRLEIEWVPAGDLNTKLDLVLASGDLPEVLAVPDFKRPTLISAIKNGAFWDLTPFLGDFSQYPNLKNNTVKDAFKYRTVGGKIYSLPGSRSRIDIGIKIRKDWLDKLNIPVPTTLDEYEAALKKIVEGDPDGNGKKDTLGLIGNGVIVNDGDAAFAAAFGSLEPTYNAEGGLIYTNLTPQYTETVAWFRKLYEQGLLAKEFAVMKRTQAEELYKTGRAASYARSIWWDKEWENEIEKAGQKDPKIVNLTLKGPKGYAIDLAIGGGGGFLISKKVPEAKVKQLLDYFELTASREISDFSYYGIPDVHYKTVDGQKVLTEQGVKEVNTTSKGVGVLAYEKWGKVISASGNKAYNDAKIKEVEKYDEIGQVDPFRYLVSDSWINVWSKYENEWRANVTKAIVGQISMDEYRSYVDKINNLPETKQAYKEFAEHYKSFK